One genomic segment of Aquipluma nitroreducens includes these proteins:
- a CDS encoding NIPSNAP family protein — MQRRNFLKSSAAVAAVAATGGIASATNLPVSDKEFYEFRIYQLTGGGSKNILKSYFTEALMPLFAKFGVKLGAFEELDKEEPPKVYILFVYPSTDVYFKLQKELTTNSEYLAAAKTYFELPAAKPVFERYETFLTEAFDAIPKHRTPDKSRGLFELRTYESYNEDAARRKIAMFNNEELPLFDKVELHPVFFSKILAGKFMPALMYMLWFKDMDQREANWKNFVDSPEWKAMSAKPIYADTVSKVHRKFLTPTDYSQI, encoded by the coding sequence ATGCAACGAAGAAATTTTCTGAAAAGCTCGGCTGCGGTTGCCGCAGTAGCAGCTACCGGAGGAATTGCCTCCGCTACAAACCTTCCTGTTTCGGACAAAGAATTCTATGAATTCCGAATCTACCAGCTCACTGGAGGAGGATCAAAAAATATCCTGAAATCGTACTTCACCGAAGCTTTAATGCCGCTGTTTGCCAAATTTGGGGTTAAACTCGGGGCTTTCGAAGAACTCGATAAAGAAGAACCGCCGAAGGTTTACATCTTGTTTGTATATCCATCTACCGATGTTTATTTTAAACTTCAGAAAGAACTAACAACAAACAGTGAATATTTGGCAGCAGCCAAAACCTATTTTGAATTACCAGCAGCCAAGCCAGTGTTTGAACGGTACGAAACTTTCTTGACAGAAGCTTTTGACGCAATACCCAAACATCGCACTCCGGACAAGAGCAGAGGATTGTTTGAGCTTCGTACTTATGAAAGTTACAATGAAGATGCTGCCCGTCGAAAAATCGCCATGTTTAATAACGAGGAACTACCATTATTTGATAAGGTTGAACTTCATCCGGTATTTTTCAGTAAAATATTGGCAGGGAAATTTATGCCCGCGTTAATGTATATGTTGTGGTTTAAAGATATGGATCAACGGGAAGCAAACTGGAAGAATTTTGTAGATAGCCCGGAATGGAAAGCCATGTCGGCAAAACCAATTTATGCTGATACGGTAAGTAAAGTTCACCGTAAATTTCTGACACCAACAGATTATTCACAAATTTGA